CGACCCAGTTCCGCGTGTTCCCGCTGGAATGGAACGACAGCCGCCTCGCCGCGTTCGGGATCGCCTCGGTGCTGGGATACCACCCGGCGAAGCCGCGCCTCTACCAGGCGTTCGTGGACACCGCGGGGATCCAGTCGATCCCGACCCTCCGGATGCTGAACGTGAAGTACGTGCTCGTCGCGGACGGCGAGTTCCCGCCCGGATTCCCGGGCGTGGCGCTGCGCCACGACGGACCCGTCAAGGTCTACGAGATCCTCGACGCGCTCCCGCGCGCGGGCATGATGCACTCGGTCCGCCAGGTTCGGGACGACGGCGTCGCGCTCGCGATCATGCGCACGCAGAACTTCGATCCGCGCGCGGAGGTGCTCTGGAACGCGTCCACTCCCGCGCCGCCCATGGCGTTCCCGTACGCGCCCGAGTCGGTCCGCACCGTGACCTACGACTTCAACGAGATCGAGTACCGGGTGCGCGCCACGGCCCCGGGGCTCCTGCTCGCCGTGGAGCAGTGGGATCCGGACTGGCGGGCGACCGTGAACGGGAAGGAGGCGCCGATCCACCGGGTGAACTTCTTCATGCGCGCCGTGGCCCTCCCCGCGGGAGAGCACGTCGTCCGCTTCACCTACCACCCCGCGGGACTCGAGGCGGGATGGAAGATCACGATCGCGGCGGCCGGGATCACGCTGGCGCTCGCGGTGTGGGGGATCGTCTCGGGCCGGAGGCGCCGGGCGGCCGCGGCGGACGCGGGACCGCCGGGTCCGGCGGAGCCCCTGGAGGGGCCGGCCACGTGAAGGCGCTCGTCATCATCCCGACCTACAACGAGCGGGAGAACCTCGTGGAGCTCGCGCGGCAGATCTTCGCGCAGGGCCTCCCGACCGAGATCCTCGTCGTCGACGACAACTCTCCCGACGGCACCGGGCAGCTCGCGGACGAGATGGCGGCCGCGGACCCGCGCGTGCACGTCATGCACCGGCCGGGCAAGATGGGGCTCGGCTCCGCCTACTGCGCGGGGTTCCGCTGGGCGCTGGAGCGGGACTACGAGGCCGTGTTCGAGATGGACGCCGACTTCAGCCACAACCCGGAGAGCCTCGGCCACTTCCTGCAGGAGCTCGAGGGCGCGGACCTGGTCCTGGGCTCCCGCTACCTCCACGGGGTCACCGTCGTGAACTGGCCCCTCTCCCGGCTCATCCTCTCCTACGCGGCCAACGTCTACAGCCGGGTGATCACCGGAATGCCCTACAAGGACCTCACCGGCGGGTACAAGTGTTTCCGGAGACATGTGCTCGAATCCGTCGACCTGAGCCGGGTGAAGTCCGACGGATATGCCTTCCAGATCGAGATGACCTTCAAAGTCTGGAGAAAAGGATTCCGGATCCGGGAAATTCCCATCCTGTTCGTGGATCGTCGCGCGGGCGTCTCCAAGATGTCGAAGCACATCGTCCGGGAAGCGGCGTGGATGGTCTGGCGTCTCCGGCTCCTGGATCTCGTGGGCGCGTTGTAGCCGGGGTCTCCGTGGGCGTCTCCCTCATCGTCGTGCACTACCGAACCCGGGAGCCCCTCACGCGCCTCCTCGAGTCCCTGCGCGCGGCGAATCCGCGCCCGCTCCGGGAGATCGTGATCGTCAACAACTCGGGCGAGCCGCTCGGCGATCTCACGCGGGGCGCCGGGTGGCCGGTACGGGTGCTCGACCCGAAGCGGAACGTCGGATACGCCCGAGGCGTGAACGCGGGGATCCGCGCGTCGTCGGAAGAGGATCTCCTGATCCTGAACCCGGACGTCACCGTGGAGCCGGGTTCGGTCGAGACGCTGGAGCGCGCCGCGCGGGAGCGGCCGCGGGCCGGGATCCTCGCGCCCAGGCTCCTGAATCCGGACGGCACCCTTCAGCTTTCCGCCCGGCGCTTCTACAATTGGAGGACGCTCCTACTCCGCCGCGCCCCGCTCTTCGGTCTCGACCGGAAGAGCCGCGACGTTCGCGAGCACCTGATGCTGGACTGGGACCACCGGGACACGCGCCCCGTGGACTGGGTGATCGGGGCCGCGCTCTACGTGCGACGCGGCGCGGTGCGCGACGTGGGCCTCATGGACGAGCGCTACTTTCTCTACTTCGAAGACGTCGACTGGTGCCAGCGGATGTGGCGCCACGGGTACGAGGTGGTCTACTGTGCCGATGCGACGATGCGCCACGAGCACGCGCGGTCGAGCGCGCAGCTCGATCCCCGTTCGGTGCGCGCGCACGCCGCCGGCCTCTTGCGGTTCGCCGAGAAATGGAGCGCGGTCCTGTACGTCGTGAGCGGCGCGCGCCGGCGCATCCGGCAGATCCTCACGCTCCTCCTGGACGTCCTCGCGGCGGTCGTCGCGTGCGCGGCCGCGTACGGCATCCGCGCGCTCCTCGACCCGTGGTTCGACCGTCCGGTCCACCCGATCGGGAGCTACTCCGGGCTCCTCTTCTTCACGGTCGGGGTCACGGTCGC
This sequence is a window from Candidatus Eisenbacteria bacterium. Protein-coding genes within it:
- a CDS encoding polyprenol monophosphomannose synthase is translated as MKALVIIPTYNERENLVELARQIFAQGLPTEILVVDDNSPDGTGQLADEMAAADPRVHVMHRPGKMGLGSAYCAGFRWALERDYEAVFEMDADFSHNPESLGHFLQELEGADLVLGSRYLHGVTVVNWPLSRLILSYAANVYSRVITGMPYKDLTGGYKCFRRHVLESVDLSRVKSDGYAFQIEMTFKVWRKGFRIREIPILFVDRRAGVSKMSKHIVREAAWMVWRLRLLDLVGAL